A genomic region of Exiguobacterium sp. Helios contains the following coding sequences:
- a CDS encoding DUF302 domain-containing protein has translation MFDYTVNSNHSTEKTIERLKTALAEVSFGVLWEFDLAKKFAEKELPFEDRYHILEVCNPKEAHRVLSAERRAGYFLPCKLAVYTEDGQTKIGMPRPTALIGLVEEDELKQVALDVERQLVDVIEKSRL, from the coding sequence ATGTTTGACTACACAGTCAACTCGAATCATTCAACGGAGAAAACAATCGAACGTCTCAAAACAGCACTTGCCGAGGTTTCCTTTGGCGTCTTATGGGAGTTTGATTTGGCGAAAAAATTTGCTGAAAAAGAGTTACCGTTTGAAGACCGATACCATATCCTCGAAGTCTGTAATCCAAAGGAAGCCCATCGTGTCTTGTCGGCGGAACGTCGGGCCGGCTACTTTTTACCGTGTAAGCTCGCTGTTTATACGGAAGATGGACAGACGAAAATCGGAATGCCGCGTCCAACGGCACTGATTGGTCTGGTCGAAGAAGACGAGTTAAAACAAGTCGCACTCGATGTCGAACGGCAACTTGTTGATGTCATTGAAAAAAGCCGTTTGTAG
- a CDS encoding S8 family peptidase, translating into MKKLTIWLMLSCLILTLGIGPSAVKTAAANELSEAVLLKAGQETLLETGTNKTNTYWYKVDHQAGIEKTATHFELSIDTDQPIEVTAYPSQEMASKDETFDRYRGYAEPNDKDVTKIAVPYAWDGPYYVKVDYYPEIEEDKTVKPANVNLTYNNVKLAVEYEPISDISCMAEEALKQTSDEKPMLALMHAIQKQVLSQSEQGRSLTSLYYKASPYVVKTLLFNKDKRTQAYEDLKSLKPAMSALVNGTSYTLTKTDQAAVNRLYALTRDASPEVIATEINQVAKTANIETIGGSNLTDAFKPFGIQVKSEAKTRFIVKLKPGHTERTMKIAGTQATDVEKLSLGKTGQFVIVTEDPTVKNQSAAVLKQSLKKSSAVEYVEEVQTYRATGDINYDYQWSLNQKSSVEQFPDAGIGFEKFLKNNAGQKLKPVTIAVIDTGVDYRLKDLQGKVDIAQEKNYVDVNGNGNALDDNGHGTHVSGVIAAALENDYGIRGIHQSAKILPVKVLNANGEGETDAIALGIKYAVDHGAKIINMSLGGGESRTMAYMMKYAADRGVTVVAASGNEYDMSVGFPASSEYAISVGATNPLGMVADYSNYGIGLDVVAPGSKIASLVPDGNTVYMDGTSMASPHVAAVAGILASLDSKLTPKQIETILRTSAEPLAFENPNDWYDDEDEDMEDEYPPGYEKEMTPDFPAFVSPVSGYGKVNITRAISQLHLNGKVNPVYDNQLVVSGQVKTGTKVEVWSTKKLTDTKDTAKMLAKTTATAGKYSVAIPRQEKTSVLTIRYANGLDVTSERTEVLPGKAPAAPKVNRVLAGATKVTGTAIINGKITIKDSKKKVIGKAVVDSKGKFTVKVAKLAPNARLAITVKDIANRSSKATVITVLAPPAAPKVKPVTAGQTKVTGTGEKKTHVYIQNAKKKVIAKGTVTSKGTFSVKITKQKAGAKLYVYLKNDLKQTSTKTTVVVKKAKK; encoded by the coding sequence GTGAAAAAGTTAACGATTTGGCTCATGCTGAGCTGTTTGATTCTGACGCTCGGAATCGGACCATCAGCTGTTAAAACAGCAGCGGCAAATGAATTGTCGGAAGCTGTCTTATTAAAGGCAGGACAGGAAACGCTTCTGGAAACAGGAACGAATAAAACGAATACATATTGGTATAAGGTCGATCATCAAGCCGGGATTGAAAAAACGGCGACACATTTTGAATTATCGATTGATACGGATCAGCCGATCGAAGTAACGGCTTACCCTAGTCAAGAGATGGCATCAAAAGATGAGACATTTGACCGTTACCGCGGATATGCAGAACCAAACGATAAGGACGTCACAAAAATCGCTGTTCCGTATGCATGGGACGGACCATATTACGTCAAAGTCGATTATTATCCGGAAATCGAAGAAGATAAGACGGTCAAACCAGCAAATGTCAACTTGACGTACAATAATGTCAAATTGGCTGTCGAATATGAGCCAATCAGCGATATCAGCTGTATGGCGGAAGAAGCACTGAAACAAACATCGGACGAAAAACCGATGCTTGCCTTGATGCATGCGATTCAAAAACAAGTGTTGAGCCAGTCGGAACAAGGACGCAGTTTAACGTCGTTGTACTACAAGGCATCACCATACGTCGTCAAAACCTTGTTGTTCAACAAAGACAAACGGACACAAGCATATGAAGATTTAAAATCACTGAAGCCGGCCATGTCTGCTCTTGTCAACGGTACATCATACACATTGACGAAAACCGATCAAGCAGCGGTCAACCGTTTATACGCGTTGACTCGTGACGCATCACCGGAAGTCATCGCAACGGAAATCAATCAAGTCGCGAAAACGGCGAACATTGAAACAATTGGTGGATCCAATTTGACGGATGCCTTCAAACCATTTGGTATTCAAGTGAAATCAGAAGCTAAAACACGGTTCATCGTTAAGCTGAAACCGGGTCATACAGAGCGGACGATGAAAATCGCCGGTACACAGGCAACAGACGTTGAGAAGTTATCGCTTGGTAAAACAGGTCAGTTTGTCATCGTCACGGAAGATCCGACGGTTAAAAATCAGTCGGCAGCAGTCCTGAAACAATCGTTGAAAAAATCAAGTGCTGTTGAGTATGTCGAAGAAGTTCAGACATACCGAGCAACTGGTGACATCAACTATGACTACCAATGGTCGCTCAACCAAAAATCGAGCGTCGAACAGTTCCCGGATGCGGGAATCGGATTCGAAAAATTCCTGAAAAACAATGCAGGTCAAAAGTTGAAACCAGTCACGATTGCAGTTATTGATACAGGGGTGGATTACCGCCTGAAGGATTTACAAGGGAAAGTTGATATTGCCCAGGAAAAGAACTACGTCGATGTGAACGGGAACGGAAATGCACTCGACGATAACGGTCACGGAACACACGTCTCAGGTGTGATTGCAGCAGCCCTTGAAAATGATTACGGCATTCGCGGCATCCATCAATCGGCGAAAATTCTTCCCGTTAAGGTTTTGAACGCCAACGGTGAAGGGGAAACGGATGCGATCGCACTCGGAATTAAATATGCAGTTGATCACGGGGCAAAAATCATCAATATGAGTCTTGGCGGCGGTGAAAGCCGGACGATGGCATATATGATGAAATATGCGGCAGATCGCGGTGTAACGGTCGTCGCAGCGTCAGGTAACGAATACGATATGTCCGTTGGTTTCCCGGCCAGTTCAGAATACGCCATTTCTGTCGGAGCGACAAATCCGCTCGGTATGGTTGCTGATTATTCGAACTACGGCATCGGACTCGATGTTGTCGCACCAGGTTCAAAAATTGCAAGTCTTGTTCCGGACGGTAATACCGTTTATATGGACGGAACAAGCATGGCGTCACCGCACGTCGCAGCCGTTGCCGGAATTCTTGCGTCACTCGATTCAAAATTGACGCCAAAACAAATCGAGACAATCTTACGGACAAGTGCTGAACCGCTTGCCTTTGAGAATCCGAACGATTGGTACGATGATGAAGACGAAGATATGGAAGATGAGTATCCACCAGGATATGAAAAAGAAATGACACCGGACTTCCCGGCATTCGTCAGCCCGGTATCGGGATATGGAAAAGTCAACATCACACGTGCGATCTCGCAATTGCACCTAAACGGAAAAGTGAACCCGGTCTATGACAACCAGCTTGTTGTCAGCGGACAAGTTAAAACGGGTACAAAAGTTGAAGTTTGGTCGACGAAAAAGTTGACGGATACAAAAGACACGGCAAAAATGTTGGCAAAAACAACAGCAACAGCCGGTAAATACAGTGTGGCGATTCCCCGTCAGGAAAAAACATCTGTCTTGACGATTCGTTATGCGAACGGTCTTGACGTGACATCGGAACGGACGGAAGTTTTGCCAGGGAAAGCGCCGGCTGCACCGAAAGTCAACCGTGTGTTGGCCGGAGCAACGAAAGTAACCGGTACAGCCATCATCAATGGTAAAATTACAATTAAAGATTCAAAAAAGAAAGTAATCGGAAAAGCCGTTGTCGACAGTAAAGGGAAATTCACGGTCAAAGTCGCGAAATTAGCCCCTAATGCCCGTCTTGCGATCACGGTAAAAGATATTGCCAACCGTTCGAGCAAAGCGACCGTCATTACGGTTCTTGCTCCGCCAGCTGCACCGAAAGTAAAGCCGGTGACAGCCGGTCAAACGAAAGTAACCGGTACAGGTGAGAAAAAAACGCATGTGTATATCCAAAATGCGAAGAAAAAAGTCATCGCCAAAGGAACCGTTACTTCTAAAGGAACGTTTTCTGTGAAGATTACGAAACAAAAAGCAGGAGCGAAGCTGTATGTTTATCTCAAAAATGACTTGAAACAAACGAGTACGAAGACAACAGTTGTCGTCAAAAAAGCGAAGAAATAA
- a CDS encoding sulfurtransferase TusA family protein, whose product MKSELVLDAKGFACPMPIVKTKKAIAGLESGQILEVHATDKGAKNDLQAWAKSGGHELVKHEEEASVLKFWIQKG is encoded by the coding sequence ATGAAATCAGAACTCGTATTAGATGCAAAAGGATTTGCATGTCCAATGCCAATCGTCAAAACAAAAAAAGCAATCGCCGGACTCGAATCCGGTCAAATCCTTGAAGTCCATGCAACGGACAAAGGGGCAAAAAACGATTTACAAGCATGGGCAAAATCAGGTGGCCATGAGCTTGTGAAACACGAAGAAGAGGCCAGCGTCTTAAAATTCTGGATCCAAAAAGGGTAA
- a CDS encoding ATP-binding protein, with product MINWIRRRIGRQLLAVLYVLLFLVSMTSFMVYGYMENRIESSRDNLEVISEQNRRADHLWDNWQNVQFGLRGFVIFGNQERFDQIQELRTEIKSETDWFTRKAKTDEEEEFATQMTNMYNLYYGALFPLTQSYVNEKKANQINEDFLQGDSLFSLPIAKRLVEQGQLKQTADGSIDVEPDIEKASSALNEYRNNLQQQQDTAVANLRSEVAKTKWVWISSIFVLIIFILLFVHPFLKRMTKQLLRLIEDNRKLSRNEPIEMDVMERRTDEIGMLRSSFNQMAVTTNLHKEEMQNKNEELQAQSEELLAQQEELQSQQEELEEAYQATKQNEEKLKMRSELTEALAVRETVESYPAIVQKMLDITSSEYGALLLYDNGVYIGATTNGMKIQQIQSLLDDENSLLNRMRLGTKVVQSEKRVSRTDDTPYSFSTHEVALPIYDPSTNQLMAAVYMVRYQSPYQSQHLADMRDFSQQMTLSLLRTRSYDEMKQEKQKTEQVLDSIREAIIYLEDGNDELYVNRPLFELIPELQTEFTTDRTLSSASYVIEVMRNIVDDVERFNDYLDLIRSGEVSPDKVQFDVRGNSAHLEVYAERIDIEGGWKGVILVIRDITRETEADRLKTELVSTVSHELRTPLSSIYGFTELMLNREIDAIKQQKYLSTIHNETERLSNLVTDFLDVQRMQSGGQRYQMAHLDLYSIVDQVIGVYKASNGLHDIQLHVLSVERPAIIGDETRIKQLLNNLVNNAIKYSPDGGQVDITVSADQENATIQITDHGIGIPQYAFAHLFDKFYRVDNSDTRRIGGTGLGLSICKEIVKEHDGVIHVESTVGKGSTFTVALPLHALENV from the coding sequence ATGATTAATTGGATTCGGAGACGAATCGGGCGGCAACTACTGGCAGTATTATATGTCTTACTGTTTTTGGTTTCGATGACTTCCTTTATGGTTTATGGTTATATGGAAAATCGAATCGAATCATCACGCGATAACTTAGAAGTCATCAGCGAACAAAATCGTCGCGCAGATCATTTATGGGATAACTGGCAGAACGTCCAGTTTGGTTTGCGGGGATTTGTCATTTTCGGTAACCAGGAACGTTTTGATCAAATCCAGGAGCTACGGACAGAAATCAAAAGTGAAACGGACTGGTTTACCCGTAAAGCCAAAACGGATGAAGAAGAAGAATTCGCTACCCAAATGACGAATATGTACAACTTATATTATGGAGCCTTGTTTCCTTTGACCCAGTCGTACGTAAATGAAAAAAAGGCGAATCAAATCAATGAAGATTTTTTACAGGGTGACAGTCTGTTCTCATTACCGATTGCTAAACGATTGGTGGAACAAGGTCAATTAAAACAAACAGCGGACGGTTCAATTGATGTCGAACCGGATATTGAAAAAGCATCTTCGGCATTAAATGAATACCGGAATAATTTACAACAACAGCAGGATACAGCCGTTGCCAACCTGCGGAGTGAGGTCGCAAAAACGAAATGGGTTTGGATTTCGAGTATCTTTGTCCTGATTATCTTTATTTTACTGTTTGTTCATCCGTTCCTGAAACGAATGACGAAACAGTTATTACGCCTGATTGAGGACAATCGAAAGCTGTCACGAAACGAGCCGATTGAGATGGATGTCATGGAGCGGCGGACAGATGAGATTGGCATGTTGCGCTCATCCTTTAATCAGATGGCTGTGACGACCAATCTACACAAAGAAGAGATGCAGAATAAAAACGAAGAGTTACAGGCACAGAGTGAAGAATTACTGGCCCAACAAGAAGAATTACAATCGCAACAAGAAGAACTCGAAGAGGCATATCAGGCGACGAAACAAAACGAAGAGAAGCTGAAGATGCGCAGCGAATTAACGGAAGCACTCGCTGTCCGGGAAACGGTCGAATCGTACCCGGCGATTGTTCAAAAAATGTTGGATATTACGTCTTCCGAGTATGGCGCTTTATTATTGTATGACAATGGCGTTTACATCGGTGCGACGACGAACGGCATGAAGATACAACAGATTCAATCCTTACTGGATGATGAGAATTCCTTATTGAACCGGATGCGGTTAGGGACGAAAGTCGTTCAGTCGGAAAAGCGGGTCTCACGAACGGACGATACACCGTACAGCTTTAGTACACATGAAGTCGCCTTGCCGATTTACGATCCATCAACAAACCAATTGATGGCTGCTGTCTATATGGTTCGATACCAATCACCGTATCAGTCTCAGCATCTAGCGGACATGCGTGATTTTTCTCAGCAGATGACTTTATCCTTATTACGGACGCGTTCGTATGACGAGATGAAACAGGAAAAACAAAAAACCGAGCAGGTCCTCGACTCAATCCGGGAAGCGATTATCTATCTGGAAGACGGAAATGATGAATTATATGTCAATCGTCCGTTGTTCGAACTGATACCAGAATTGCAAACCGAATTTACGACGGACCGGACTTTATCGTCGGCCAGTTATGTGATTGAAGTGATGCGTAATATCGTCGATGATGTCGAACGATTTAACGATTACTTAGACTTGATACGTTCTGGAGAAGTTTCTCCGGATAAAGTTCAATTTGATGTCCGTGGTAATTCGGCACATCTTGAAGTATATGCAGAACGAATCGATATTGAAGGTGGCTGGAAAGGGGTCATCCTCGTCATCCGTGATATTACCCGGGAAACAGAAGCGGATCGTCTGAAGACAGAACTCGTTTCGACGGTGTCTCACGAATTGCGGACTCCCTTGTCTTCGATTTACGGATTCACGGAATTGATGCTCAATCGAGAGATTGATGCGATAAAACAACAGAAATATTTGTCGACGATTCATAATGAAACGGAACGGCTGTCGAATTTGGTGACCGATTTCCTCGATGTTCAACGGATGCAATCCGGTGGACAACGTTACCAAATGGCTCACCTTGATTTGTATTCGATCGTCGATCAAGTAATTGGTGTCTATAAGGCGTCAAACGGACTTCACGATATTCAACTTCACGTGTTGAGTGTAGAACGACCAGCGATTATTGGAGACGAAACACGGATTAAGCAGTTGCTGAACAATTTAGTCAACAACGCCATCAAGTATTCACCGGACGGTGGACAGGTTGACATTACAGTCAGCGCGGATCAAGAAAATGCGACGATTCAGATTACCGATCACGGTATCGGGATTCCACAATATGCCTTTGCCCATCTGTTTGATAAATTTTATCGTGTGGATAATTCAGATACACGACGAATCGGGGGTACGGGACTTGGTCTTTCGATTTGTAAGGAAATCGTCAAAGAACATGACGGTGTGATTCATGTCGAATCGACTGTCGGAAAGGGAAGCACCTTTACGGTCGCCCTGCCGTTGCACGCATTGGAAAATGTCTAA
- a CDS encoding GGDEF domain-containing protein: MHKLIYTIIGGWVMSHLLWLGIVGTSSDLSRTGNSLFMILGAVLSTIMLVLAARRHPNRPFTQRLFLLLLFGNMSLAIGETLELIVSQQHLERSEIFDGIDLIFSLQIGFYLLAFCYFLISRRSEVNLRFFLFDELIILIVTGAISWHYLVTPYLEQAELFSMETLLLLRYPLGDLLLLGGMLILFFGVMKRENSIPLLMILIGFHLQLIADLLYVILDRTNFPISLMWLDPIWIATVLLIGGAGLIFDVGEQPIGFNVNRRILDGIRLVTPYVFLLILFVTMARQAVSWNGLTIGLMIAIPLLISRQVRIVMDNQRLRENLEAKVEERTAALEQALEEMEHMAYHDALTNLPNRYLFARLFKEELRRAEIHQRFVGLFFIDIDHFKQVNDTYGHQIGDQLIIDIANRLEKKLPHNTVISRQGGDEFVLLLFDVKDESDIEACGRQLVQLFERPFILKDTPVFMTASIGGAVYPTHATSRTALIEQADVAMYEAKRRGKNQFHVEV; the protein is encoded by the coding sequence ATGCATAAACTAATCTATACCATCATCGGCGGATGGGTGATGTCTCATTTGTTATGGTTAGGAATCGTCGGTACATCATCGGACCTTTCGAGAACAGGGAACAGCCTGTTCATGATTCTAGGCGCTGTCCTTTCGACGATCATGTTGGTATTAGCGGCGCGGCGTCATCCGAATCGTCCATTTACGCAACGTCTATTTTTACTGCTCTTATTCGGAAATATGTCGCTGGCGATTGGCGAAACGTTAGAATTGATCGTGTCCCAACAGCACTTGGAACGTTCCGAAATATTTGATGGAATTGATTTAATATTCAGTCTGCAAATCGGATTTTATTTGCTGGCTTTTTGTTATTTTTTAATCAGTCGCCGTTCAGAAGTGAATTTACGATTTTTCCTATTTGATGAACTCATCATTTTGATTGTGACAGGAGCGATTTCCTGGCATTATCTCGTCACGCCGTATTTGGAACAGGCGGAACTGTTCAGCATGGAAACACTGTTGTTACTCCGTTATCCATTAGGAGATCTGCTGTTACTGGGTGGGATGTTAATCCTGTTCTTTGGTGTCATGAAACGTGAAAACAGTATCCCGCTTCTGATGATATTGATTGGTTTTCATCTGCAATTAATTGCGGATTTATTATACGTCATTTTGGATCGAACCAATTTTCCGATTTCTTTGATGTGGCTGGATCCGATTTGGATTGCGACCGTCTTATTAATTGGCGGGGCGGGACTGATATTCGACGTTGGTGAACAGCCGATCGGATTTAACGTCAACCGGCGGATTCTAGACGGGATTCGTCTCGTGACACCGTATGTCTTCCTGTTGATTTTGTTTGTGACAATGGCACGTCAAGCCGTCAGTTGGAATGGTTTGACGATTGGTTTAATGATTGCCATTCCTTTATTGATTTCAAGGCAGGTTCGGATCGTGATGGACAATCAACGGTTGCGGGAAAATCTTGAGGCGAAAGTCGAGGAGCGGACGGCAGCACTCGAACAGGCATTGGAAGAGATGGAGCATATGGCCTATCATGACGCACTGACGAATTTACCGAACCGGTATTTGTTTGCCCGCTTGTTCAAAGAGGAACTTCGCCGGGCGGAAATTCATCAACGATTTGTCGGTCTGTTTTTCATCGATATTGATCATTTTAAGCAAGTGAACGATACATACGGCCATCAAATTGGAGATCAGTTGATTATTGATATCGCCAACCGTCTTGAAAAAAAATTGCCGCATAATACGGTCATCTCCCGACAAGGCGGGGATGAGTTTGTTTTACTGTTATTTGATGTCAAAGACGAATCGGACATCGAAGCATGTGGCCGACAGCTGGTTCAGTTATTCGAACGGCCGTTCATTCTGAAAGACACGCCTGTCTTCATGACGGCAAGTATTGGCGGCGCTGTTTATCCGACGCATGCGACCTCCCGGACAGCTTTGATCGAACAGGCGGATGTCGCGATGTATGAAGCGAAGCGGCGCGGGAAAAATCAATTTCATGTGGAAGTCTGA
- a CDS encoding MBL fold metallo-hydrolase: MAQAMTTKEVTQKIIRREKMFILDVRNEDAFQDWKIEGEQFSYLNVPYFDLLDGVEDILDQLPTDQDVLVVCAKEGSSIFVADLLKEAGRTVSYLAGGMKAWSEHLEPISLGSLNETGSDRGEVVQFVRIGKGCLSYMIISEGEAVLVDATRMTDIYLDYAKERQLEITHVFDTHLHADHISGGREIAEKTGATYWLPPKDATDVTFDYEALEDGSHVQVGDTQIDVRALYSPGHTIGSTSFVVDNRYLLTGDILFIDSIGRPDLAGLAEDWVGDLRDSLYNTYRKLSKDLIVLPAHFMLIEELNEDGSVAEKLDVLLANNHGLNIEDEETFRKMVTENLPPQPNAYQEIRETNMGKQTPDLEAQREMEVGPNRCAVR; encoded by the coding sequence ATGGCACAAGCAATGACAACAAAAGAAGTGACGCAAAAAATCATTCGCCGCGAAAAAATGTTTATCTTGGACGTCCGTAATGAAGACGCATTCCAGGACTGGAAGATTGAAGGCGAACAGTTTTCCTACTTGAACGTTCCTTATTTTGATTTACTTGATGGTGTCGAAGACATTTTAGACCAACTGCCGACCGATCAAGACGTGCTCGTCGTCTGTGCGAAGGAAGGATCGTCCATTTTTGTCGCGGATTTATTGAAAGAAGCAGGACGGACGGTCTCGTATCTTGCAGGCGGGATGAAAGCCTGGAGCGAACATCTCGAGCCGATTTCACTCGGATCATTAAATGAAACCGGGTCAGATCGTGGAGAAGTCGTTCAGTTCGTCCGGATCGGGAAAGGTTGCCTGTCTTACATGATCATCTCGGAAGGCGAAGCCGTCCTCGTGGATGCCACACGTATGACAGATATCTATCTCGACTATGCAAAAGAACGTCAGCTTGAAATCACACATGTATTTGATACACATCTTCATGCCGATCACATTTCCGGCGGACGTGAGATTGCGGAAAAAACAGGCGCAACATATTGGTTGCCACCAAAAGACGCTACAGACGTCACGTTTGATTATGAAGCGCTCGAAGATGGAAGCCACGTTCAGGTAGGAGATACACAAATTGATGTACGGGCCCTTTATTCCCCGGGACATACAATCGGGTCGACTTCGTTCGTCGTCGATAATCGTTATCTCCTGACGGGCGACATTTTGTTTATTGATTCCATCGGACGTCCTGATTTAGCCGGTCTCGCAGAAGACTGGGTCGGTGACTTAAGAGACTCGCTCTACAACACGTATCGTAAACTATCGAAAGACCTGATTGTTTTGCCTGCCCACTTCATGTTAATCGAAGAATTAAACGAAGACGGCAGCGTCGCGGAAAAACTGGATGTGTTACTTGCCAACAATCATGGCTTGAACATCGAAGACGAAGAAACATTCCGGAAAATGGTGACAGAAAACTTGCCGCCGCAACCGAATGCGTACCAGGAAATTCGAGAAACAAACATGGGGAAACAGACACCGGATCTCGAAGCACAACGTGAGATGGAAGTCGGTCCAAACCGCTGTGCCGTTCGCTAA
- a CDS encoding sulfite exporter TauE/SafE family protein translates to MEIGFIITIFLIGLVGSYISGMLGIGGSIIKYPMLLYIPPLLGFAAFSAHEVAGISAIQVFFATIGGVWAYRKGGYLNKSLIVSMGGAILSGSFLGAYGSNVLAEDTINIVYGILALTAAVMMFVPKKGLDDIPLDQVRFNKTIAASSAFIVGVGAGIVGAAGAFLLVPIMLVVLKIPTRMTIASSLAITFISSIGATVGKITTGQVDWGPAAIMVVASLIAAPLGAIAGKKMNTKVLQIILAVLILATAVKIWLDIL, encoded by the coding sequence ATGGAAATCGGGTTTATCATTACCATTTTTTTGATTGGACTTGTCGGATCCTATATTTCCGGAATGCTCGGAATCGGCGGTTCAATCATCAAATATCCGATGCTGTTATACATTCCGCCGTTGCTCGGATTCGCTGCCTTTTCGGCCCATGAAGTGGCGGGAATCAGTGCCATTCAAGTCTTTTTTGCGACGATTGGCGGCGTTTGGGCTTACCGGAAAGGCGGTTATCTCAACAAGTCATTAATCGTAAGTATGGGTGGCGCCATTTTAAGCGGAAGTTTCCTCGGTGCCTACGGTTCAAATGTCTTGGCGGAAGATACGATCAATATCGTTTACGGAATACTGGCGTTAACGGCAGCGGTCATGATGTTCGTACCGAAAAAAGGACTGGATGATATTCCGCTTGATCAGGTCCGGTTCAACAAAACAATTGCAGCGAGTAGCGCGTTCATCGTCGGAGTCGGGGCAGGAATCGTCGGTGCGGCAGGAGCATTCTTACTTGTTCCGATTATGCTCGTCGTTTTAAAAATCCCGACCCGGATGACGATTGCTTCGTCGCTCGCGATTACCTTTATTTCGTCAATCGGCGCAACGGTCGGAAAGATTACGACAGGGCAGGTCGACTGGGGACCGGCTGCCATCATGGTCGTCGCCAGTCTGATTGCGGCACCGCTCGGCGCAATCGCCGGAAAAAAGATGAATACAAAAGTCCTGCAAATCATTTTGGCTGTCCTGATTTTAGCGACAGCCGTCAAAATCTGGCTCGATATTTTATGA
- the msrB gene encoding peptide-methionine (R)-S-oxide reductase MsrB, with product MKKRMLTILSVVALIAIMIGGYFVFQQQQAKSSGSKELTYAKEETAILAGGCFWCMEPPFEELKGVKSVISGYTGGDVKNPTYNQVSAETTGHREAVLITFDPAVISYKQLLDVYWRQIDPTDPNGQFVDQGESYTTAIFYTNAEQKQIAEQSKNELAESGIFDEKIVTPLIEAGPFYEAEAYHQDYYLKSEKKYKFYRAASGRDEFINRYWKDQPKLDLPKYSKLTDEQIKAKLTDIQYKVTQEDGTEPAFDNPYHDLKADGIYVDLISGEPLFSSNDKFDSKTGWPSFIRPLEKGNIIEKSDFALGMKRMEVRSRHGNAHLGHVFNDGPEPTGLRYCMNSAALRFVPKADLEKEGYGQYASEFK from the coding sequence ATGAAGAAACGAATGTTGACGATTTTATCGGTCGTAGCATTGATTGCAATCATGATTGGCGGCTACTTTGTCTTTCAGCAACAACAGGCAAAATCGAGTGGGAGCAAAGAACTGACCTATGCCAAAGAAGAAACGGCGATTCTCGCAGGCGGTTGTTTCTGGTGCATGGAGCCGCCGTTTGAAGAGTTAAAAGGGGTCAAATCCGTAATTTCCGGTTATACCGGTGGAGATGTGAAAAATCCGACGTATAATCAAGTATCGGCGGAAACAACCGGACACCGGGAAGCCGTTTTGATTACATTTGATCCGGCTGTTATTTCCTATAAACAGTTACTTGATGTCTACTGGCGCCAAATCGATCCGACCGATCCGAACGGTCAATTCGTCGATCAAGGCGAATCATATACGACGGCAATCTTCTATACAAATGCGGAACAAAAGCAGATTGCGGAACAGTCGAAGAACGAATTAGCCGAGAGCGGAATTTTTGATGAAAAAATTGTCACACCGTTGATTGAAGCGGGTCCGTTTTATGAGGCAGAAGCGTATCATCAAGACTATTACTTGAAGAGCGAAAAGAAATATAAATTTTACCGGGCTGCATCCGGACGTGATGAGTTCATCAATCGATATTGGAAAGATCAACCAAAACTGGACTTACCGAAGTATTCAAAATTGACCGATGAACAAATCAAAGCGAAGTTGACGGATATCCAATATAAAGTCACTCAGGAAGACGGGACAGAACCGGCTTTTGATAATCCGTATCATGATTTAAAAGCGGACGGGATTTATGTGGATCTGATTTCCGGTGAACCGCTGTTTTCTTCTAATGATAAATTTGATTCGAAAACCGGCTGGCCGAGCTTCATTCGACCGTTAGAAAAAGGAAATATCATTGAAAAAAGTGACTTTGCATTAGGGATGAAGCGGATGGAGGTCAGAAGCCGGCACGGAAATGCGCATCTTGGACATGTCTTTAACGATGGTCCTGAACCGACTGGTTTACGTTATTGTATGAATTCAGCTGCTTTACGGTTTGTGCCGAAAGCCGACCTCGAAAAAGAAGGTTACGGTCAGTATGCTTCCGAATTTAAATAA